In the genome of Segatella copri, one region contains:
- a CDS encoding SpvB/TcaC N-terminal domain-containing protein encodes MKNYIQKVAWALVLLLAATLSLSAKDGTAVRKLFKKGVSDSISVGGSKLVVLQKDLIRNRSLSVNSIGEENVPELDFAMTNVTAGGHGYRFLPHGTHFTGEGATVKIKYDRTRIPSGYTEDDIRTYYYDPAEKHWVALERVRVDKKEECVVSKTTHFTDMINGVIQAPESPQTEGFAPTMMNDIKAADPTAKLNVIAPPSANNRGSANLQYPFEMPPARNGMQPSLGLQYSSEGGSGWLGEGWNVSVPSITLDTRWGVPRYDQSKETETYLLSGSMLSTMDDNGQMGVAHRGEKMNRKADRQFYTRQGGDFSRIIRKGDSPANYYWEVTDKQGVKYIYGGDGAVVKGNVTDASGNTREVIAEWKLKRVEELHGDYIEYVYDIVDEDVRGGLKAKAAYLKEVHAGNAGQEPHTVVLFDGNKVKQVKTNNARYGFLASSNKLLEKVTVNFQGETLRSYAFDYKEGAFHKEMLTGVRQYDNTGKEVAFQNFDYYDDVQAEKGYVPFKDDSEKWNTHDDGLDAGFVNPLKTVSKRFSDKPTALGGTTSSSVSGSFYAGVGVNDESGWKSNTAGGSYSYSSDTSKGLSALVDLNGDGLPDKVYKSGGTVYYRPQIKTDNGEVVYSEPIKVKGISSFSTSKSSTNSFGANAVVGWNTLTAVVGTNKSTTKTKTTQYFSDINGDGLVDLVSNGKVYFNHLEFDQAGNAVPTFTLSSADTPSPIIYGGKVDTSVMEISKDEQAEAIKNSPMEDIVRVWQAPKDGTVNVAGQVSLVAPTGDYDADEYQKADGVRVAIQKGGNELWNKTIAKGDNSPYSAAVSSVAVKRGDRIYFRVQSGTEETSNGSFDKVNWSPTITYAGESNILPNGLSSTEYKPEDGAIYDVNTSANVENGASVEVHSIFHKPVTTDDVVLCIIGSNDKKDSKGNDNPNYIEKTVFARTLRANEVSDGDSLNISLDNIEKLTNFSFEISSTSNVDWKNIGWQASVTYKDSANVEQIMAVPAHYKTFANALKEGKPYLTTASDTALVISPVLALSDNALNGEVTLTAKTVDVLVGKKTFKIQNGILQSDTLRLSNLDGKEIWFEYSYSSTISDGALTSASVSILKDAAGLVTENIPAGFYAESDNNGFGMLYRGWGGFVYNAAEGRYAKPIDESLLKLPENEDDKVDPLTMAFTPLGTDQTSMDKWVGQRQDIYLTATEASTARLTEQDVLLSNPLENNTEVAGLAGEHLQGTGAAAVTQVVSSKSTVVQGGALGITHNDASGSAKTEVTMMDMNGDGFPDIIAGGTIQYTNSLGGLSGEIYKGIGSNNSDNASQAWGYGGNPISSVSDIANLIPSSKASLKNLKNSWLAQLSISGSVPKNTDESVEAFIDINGDGLPDKILSDKKVRLNLGYAFTEPIDWGLDRIQGGKSLSYNFGAGGCINIASGSFSAGIDIVTSESEEEYNLIDINSDGLPDKVWKSDNGITVALNTGNGFDEPISWKGVNALSEAASTSESANAAFTVTIPLLVVKISTNPGASTSHSINRPTYSLQDVDGDGYLDIVESEKESELKVTRSAIGRTNMLKSVTNSLGGTFTLDYAHTTPTYSLPGGKWVMSALTIDDGIHDDGPVMTTAFEYKDGKRDRHEREFLGFGEVITKNLDTEKGNSVYRQAVENYDVANYYTQGNVTATSVEDANGNKYTETKNRYDSYYMTADGDKYTFVKRDVNLWSDRASAFVPLRYTANLQYEGAANGVVTSEAWNEYYLNGYHGELKSYKYSDKGSLGEDGNGKFDYATVIKYTDNASKHIFGLPIDVTVTGGDGSLYHHVTAKYNTNYANHITQITQQLNDGAAVTDYKYDSYGNIIQKTLPANGKGQRMWYKYRYEPEMNMYVERIDDAWGYRSEQGNFDYRYGIAKEHRDLNNFYYETDVDDLGRITGVRGPNELATGVPYAIAFEYQPLATFGESGITAPAYAVTKHYDIQHPNDDLETVTFVDGFGRAVQVKKDGVVTSASKGNSAKDENVMIVSGRNVYDAFGRVAKSFYPTTEGTGSKSTFSKSFDNVSPTVTVYDVLDRATSVTLPDNSTTTTAYTVDNGSHALVTTVTDALHNVQTTHTNGSGKTLKTIQKSGPDGEITTSFEYDGIQRLVRVTDTEGNVTTSTYDMGDRRTEVNHPASGITSFTYDALGNVLTKQTANLAKEGKFITYDYDYQRLTGINYPDHPENNVKYYYGGRNASQNRIGRLMLREDGTGAIEYFYGKMGEVTKTRRTMIVPNQAIATYVTQWTYDSHNRLLEMIYPDEEKITYSYNLGGQLEKVHGYKSYGYDYVSKIGYDKFEQRTYLKYCNGAETFYTYDPQRRRLQNLTVNSGGNTIMDNAYTYDAVSNVLSVVNGASVPQSGKAGGQMAHTYTYDALYRLVSATGTYTGADNKTASYTLAMGYDNMHRITSKRQILTQNNVQFNGTLNAGYDLSYTYGTDTGKKFQLANVKDVNYRTEETPSESENVNNSHAYEYDANGNLVYVNTSRTKKDGIADEKAAERKLKWDEENRLLASDDNGFVTNYWYDADGERTVKTSGESDQVYVNSEFAGGRTNTAKFSLYVSPYLVANQGGRYTKHIYIGSQRVVSKIGDFDSYGSDPRRIQYAGSETDGLSVDYKGKYTQQLQVIKDNYATFAVPYNGEDNNDYVDGKGFCCNDGSLEAAQARAMARAAKNNFQEGDTYEKMQFYYHPDHLGSSSYITNLDGEVVQHIEYVPFGEVFIEERNNVWNTPYLFNAKEFDEETGMYYYGARYYEPRLSMWMSTDPLEEEYPNITTYGFCHNNPLILIDPDGMGDYFNEKGIWLGSDGKNDNKVFAAQNVSKSKSGLVNDAKNAKLLNISYDKFVRQASAVYGESSAYLVRNKKDEPSDEMMKEMYAIASVHQRNSKAYGVNSEPAKDFRKKGESQRNELPLMRTAIAAEINALFGGTDYSYGATMWDGAEQAQFSSNDMRRSTGRFEIHMNTMGWKISDGHYAKWKKNVGKSFKAPQIRIAPTHFNDGKRNMNAGKTRLQSTAVYGRTIFWKGTK; translated from the coding sequence GGTGTGATACAGGCCCCGGAGTCACCGCAGACCGAAGGCTTTGCCCCGACGATGATGAACGACATCAAGGCGGCTGACCCGACGGCGAAGCTCAATGTCATTGCGCCTCCAAGCGCAAACAACCGTGGCTCTGCCAACTTGCAGTATCCGTTCGAGATGCCGCCAGCACGAAACGGTATGCAGCCAAGCCTTGGCTTGCAGTACAGCAGCGAGGGCGGTAGCGGTTGGCTTGGCGAGGGTTGGAACGTCAGCGTGCCAAGCATTACGCTTGACACCCGGTGGGGCGTGCCTCGTTATGACCAGTCAAAAGAGACGGAGACTTATCTCTTGTCCGGTTCAATGCTCTCCACTATGGATGACAACGGACAGATGGGAGTTGCACACCGTGGCGAGAAGATGAACAGAAAGGCTGACCGCCAGTTCTACACCCGCCAAGGCGGTGATTTCAGCCGTATCATCCGCAAGGGTGACAGTCCTGCCAACTATTATTGGGAGGTTACAGACAAGCAGGGTGTCAAGTACATCTATGGTGGTGACGGAGCTGTTGTAAAGGGCAATGTCACCGATGCTTCGGGCAATACCCGTGAGGTGATTGCCGAATGGAAGCTGAAACGTGTCGAGGAACTCCACGGTGACTATATAGAATATGTATATGACATCGTGGATGAGGATGTGCGTGGCGGCTTGAAGGCCAAGGCTGCATATCTGAAGGAGGTTCACGCAGGTAATGCAGGACAGGAACCGCACACCGTTGTACTCTTTGATGGCAACAAGGTAAAGCAGGTAAAGACCAACAATGCCCGCTATGGATTCCTCGCCTCCTCCAACAAGCTGTTGGAGAAAGTGACCGTGAATTTCCAGGGCGAGACATTGCGCAGCTATGCCTTTGACTACAAGGAAGGTGCATTCCACAAGGAAATGCTTACAGGTGTCAGACAGTACGACAACACAGGAAAGGAAGTGGCTTTCCAGAACTTCGACTATTATGATGATGTGCAGGCTGAAAAGGGATATGTTCCGTTCAAGGACGATTCCGAGAAATGGAACACGCACGATGACGGACTTGACGCAGGTTTCGTCAATCCATTGAAGACTGTCAGCAAGCGTTTCAGCGACAAGCCTACGGCACTCGGCGGCACGACAAGCTCCTCTGTCAGTGGTTCTTTCTATGCAGGTGTGGGTGTAAATGATGAAAGTGGTTGGAAAAGCAATACTGCAGGTGGTTCATATAGTTATTCAAGCGATACAAGCAAGGGACTTTCAGCGCTCGTTGACTTGAACGGTGACGGACTTCCTGACAAGGTGTATAAGTCTGGCGGTACGGTATATTACCGACCACAGATTAAGACAGACAACGGAGAGGTTGTATATAGTGAACCTATCAAAGTAAAAGGTATTAGCAGTTTCTCGACATCTAAAAGTTCAACAAACTCTTTCGGTGCGAATGCCGTTGTCGGTTGGAATACTTTAACTGCTGTTGTTGGAACGAATAAGTCCACGACCAAAACAAAGACAACACAATATTTCAGCGACATCAACGGTGACGGTCTTGTTGACCTCGTTTCAAACGGAAAGGTATATTTCAACCACTTGGAGTTTGACCAGGCAGGCAATGCCGTGCCTACATTCACTCTGAGCAGTGCCGATACCCCAAGCCCTATCATCTATGGTGGCAAGGTTGACACTTCTGTCATGGAGATCAGTAAGGATGAGCAGGCGGAAGCCATCAAGAACTCACCGATGGAGGACATCGTGCGTGTATGGCAAGCACCAAAGGATGGAACTGTCAACGTGGCAGGTCAAGTGAGCCTTGTCGCTCCGACTGGTGATTATGACGCTGACGAATACCAAAAAGCGGACGGTGTGAGGGTTGCCATCCAAAAGGGAGGCAATGAACTTTGGAACAAGACGATAGCCAAGGGTGACAACAGTCCATACAGCGCAGCCGTATCATCTGTTGCCGTCAAGCGTGGTGACAGAATCTATTTCCGTGTGCAGTCTGGCACTGAGGAGACAAGCAACGGCTCATTTGATAAGGTGAACTGGTCGCCTACCATTACATACGCTGGCGAGTCAAATATCTTGCCTAACGGGCTTTCTTCAACAGAGTACAAGCCAGAGGATGGTGCCATTTATGACGTGAACACCTCTGCCAATGTTGAGAATGGCGCAAGCGTGGAAGTCCACAGCATATTCCATAAACCTGTAACAACCGACGATGTTGTCCTTTGCATCATTGGAAGCAACGACAAGAAGGACAGTAAGGGCAATGACAATCCAAACTATATCGAGAAGACCGTCTTTGCACGTACATTGAGAGCAAATGAGGTTTCAGATGGCGACTCTCTGAACATCAGCTTGGATAATATCGAGAAGCTGACCAATTTCAGTTTTGAGATTTCATCAACCTCAAATGTTGATTGGAAGAATATAGGTTGGCAAGCGTCCGTAACTTACAAGGATTCCGCCAATGTTGAGCAGATCATGGCAGTTCCTGCACATTACAAGACATTCGCAAATGCCTTGAAGGAGGGCAAGCCGTATCTAACCACTGCTTCAGACACAGCTTTGGTTATATCTCCAGTACTCGCACTTTCTGACAATGCCCTCAATGGTGAGGTGACATTGACTGCAAAGACTGTTGATGTTCTTGTCGGCAAAAAGACATTCAAGATACAGAACGGTATCTTGCAGAGCGATACCTTACGCCTTTCAAACTTAGACGGAAAGGAGATTTGGTTTGAATACAGCTATTCTTCAACCATTTCTGACGGAGCTTTGACCTCTGCGTCTGTCTCCATTCTGAAAGATGCAGCGGGACTTGTAACAGAAAATATTCCTGCTGGATTCTATGCAGAAAGCGATAACAATGGCTTCGGTATGCTCTACCGTGGTTGGGGTGGCTTTGTCTATAATGCGGCAGAGGGCAGATATGCCAAGCCTATTGACGAGTCATTGCTGAAATTGCCGGAGAACGAGGATGATAAGGTTGATCCGCTCACGATGGCATTCACCCCATTGGGTACAGACCAGACTTCCATGGACAAATGGGTCGGTCAGCGACAGGACATCTATCTCACGGCAACGGAGGCAAGTACAGCCCGACTGACCGAGCAGGATGTTCTTCTCTCTAATCCTTTGGAGAACAATACCGAGGTGGCAGGACTTGCAGGAGAACATTTGCAAGGTACTGGTGCTGCGGCAGTAACTCAAGTGGTTTCAAGCAAGAGCACTGTAGTGCAAGGCGGTGCGCTTGGCATCACTCACAACGATGCAAGTGGTAGCGCCAAGACTGAGGTCACCATGATGGACATGAATGGTGACGGCTTCCCTGACATCATCGCTGGCGGTACTATCCAATACACCAATTCTTTGGGTGGACTGAGTGGCGAAATCTACAAGGGCATCGGCTCGAACAACTCAGACAATGCTTCACAAGCATGGGGATATGGCGGTAATCCTATATCATCTGTATCTGATATTGCCAATTTGATTCCAAGTAGCAAGGCTTCTCTGAAAAATCTTAAAAACTCTTGGTTGGCACAATTATCTATATCAGGTAGTGTGCCAAAGAATACAGATGAATCTGTCGAGGCTTTCATAGACATCAATGGTGATGGTCTTCCTGACAAGATTCTTTCCGACAAGAAGGTCAGATTAAATCTTGGCTATGCCTTTACAGAGCCTATTGATTGGGGGCTTGACCGTATTCAGGGAGGAAAGAGCCTTTCTTATAATTTTGGAGCTGGAGGTTGCATAAATATAGCTTCTGGCAGTTTCTCCGCAGGTATAGACATTGTAACATCTGAGAGTGAAGAGGAATACAACCTTATCGACATCAATTCTGACGGTCTTCCTGATAAGGTGTGGAAGAGCGATAACGGTATCACTGTTGCATTAAACACTGGTAACGGCTTTGATGAGCCTATCAGTTGGAAAGGCGTAAATGCTTTGAGTGAGGCTGCGTCCACATCAGAATCTGCAAATGCAGCCTTCACTGTAACAATTCCGTTATTGGTTGTTAAGATTTCAACCAACCCTGGTGCATCAACCTCGCACAGTATCAATCGTCCTACCTACTCTTTGCAGGATGTTGATGGTGACGGTTATCTTGACATCGTTGAATCTGAGAAGGAAAGCGAGTTAAAGGTTACACGCTCTGCCATTGGCAGAACCAACATGTTGAAGTCTGTCACCAATTCCTTGGGCGGAACTTTCACATTGGACTATGCCCACACCACTCCGACCTACAGTCTTCCTGGTGGCAAGTGGGTCATGTCTGCCTTGACGATTGACGACGGAATCCATGACGATGGTCCAGTAATGACAACTGCCTTTGAGTACAAGGACGGAAAACGTGACCGCCATGAACGTGAGTTCCTCGGTTTCGGTGAGGTTATTACCAAGAACCTCGACACGGAGAAAGGCAATTCTGTTTACAGACAGGCTGTTGAGAACTACGATGTAGCCAATTACTACACGCAGGGCAATGTTACCGCCACATCCGTAGAGGATGCCAACGGCAACAAGTACACGGAGACAAAGAACCGTTACGACAGTTATTATATGACTGCTGACGGTGACAAGTACACGTTCGTAAAGCGTGACGTGAACCTTTGGAGTGACCGTGCATCTGCATTCGTACCTCTCCGCTATACGGCAAACTTGCAGTATGAGGGAGCGGCAAACGGTGTGGTTACATCCGAGGCATGGAATGAGTACTACCTCAATGGCTATCATGGTGAGTTGAAGTCCTACAAGTACAGCGACAAGGGTAGTCTTGGCGAGGACGGAAACGGCAAGTTCGATTATGCGACCGTTATCAAATATACCGACAATGCAAGCAAGCACATCTTCGGACTTCCAATAGATGTTACGGTGACTGGCGGTGACGGCTCACTCTATCACCATGTGACGGCGAAGTATAATACCAACTACGCCAACCACATCACGCAGATTACACAGCAGTTGAATGACGGTGCGGCAGTTACTGATTACAAGTACGACTCTTACGGCAACATCATCCAGAAGACCCTCCCTGCCAACGGCAAGGGACAGCGTATGTGGTACAAGTACCGCTATGAGCCGGAAATGAACATGTATGTGGAGCGTATTGACGATGCGTGGGGCTACCGCAGCGAGCAAGGCAATTTTGACTATCGCTATGGTATTGCCAAGGAGCATCGTGACCTCAACAACTTCTACTATGAGACTGATGTTGACGACCTCGGTCGCATCACTGGCGTGCGTGGTCCAAATGAGTTGGCTACGGGCGTGCCTTATGCCATCGCCTTTGAATATCAGCCTTTGGCTACCTTTGGTGAGAGTGGCATTACCGCTCCTGCTTACGCAGTGACCAAGCACTACGACATCCAGCACCCTAACGATGACTTGGAGACCGTTACATTCGTTGACGGTTTCGGAAGAGCCGTGCAGGTGAAGAAGGACGGTGTTGTGACAAGTGCATCCAAGGGAAACTCTGCCAAGGACGAGAACGTGATGATAGTCAGCGGAAGAAACGTGTATGACGCTTTCGGACGTGTGGCAAAGTCTTTCTATCCTACAACGGAAGGAACTGGATCGAAATCAACGTTCAGCAAGTCATTTGACAATGTATCTCCAACGGTTACTGTTTATGACGTGCTCGACCGTGCTACCTCAGTGACATTGCCGGACAACTCTACGACAACTACGGCATATACTGTTGACAACGGCAGTCATGCACTTGTTACAACCGTAACAGACGCACTCCATAATGTGCAGACTACCCATACCAATGGCAGTGGCAAGACCTTGAAGACCATCCAGAAGAGCGGTCCTGACGGCGAGATTACCACCTCGTTTGAGTATGACGGCATACAGCGCCTTGTTCGTGTCACCGACACGGAGGGCAATGTAACGACCTCTACTTACGACATGGGTGACCGCCGTACCGAGGTGAACCATCCTGCAAGCGGCATTACAAGTTTCACTTATGATGCTCTCGGCAATGTGCTTACAAAGCAGACTGCCAACCTTGCGAAGGAAGGCAAGTTCATCACCTACGATTACGACTATCAGCGTCTGACGGGTATCAACTATCCAGATCATCCGGAGAACAACGTGAAGTATTACTATGGTGGTCGCAACGCCTCTCAGAACCGTATCGGTAGATTGATGCTCCGTGAGGACGGAACAGGTGCCATTGAATACTTCTATGGCAAGATGGGTGAAGTCACCAAGACTCGTCGCACGATGATTGTACCAAACCAGGCAATAGCAACCTACGTGACGCAATGGACTTACGACAGCCACAACCGTCTGTTGGAGATGATTTATCCTGATGAGGAGAAAATAACCTATTCTTACAATCTCGGTGGTCAGCTTGAAAAGGTTCATGGCTACAAGTCATACGGCTACGACTATGTGAGCAAGATAGGCTATGACAAGTTTGAGCAGCGCACATACTTGAAGTATTGCAACGGTGCTGAGACCTTCTACACCTACGACCCACAGCGTCGCAGATTGCAGAACCTCACGGTAAACAGTGGTGGCAACACCATTATGGATAACGCTTACACTTATGATGCGGTGAGCAATGTGCTCAGCGTAGTAAACGGTGCGTCAGTGCCTCAGAGTGGTAAGGCTGGCGGACAGATGGCGCATACCTATACATACGATGCTCTTTACCGTCTTGTCAGTGCAACTGGCACTTATACTGGTGCGGACAACAAGACCGCAAGTTATACTCTTGCGATGGGTTACGACAATATGCACCGTATCACATCGAAGCGTCAGATTCTCACGCAGAACAATGTGCAGTTCAACGGCACATTGAATGCTGGCTATGATTTGTCGTACACCTATGGAACTGATACAGGAAAGAAGTTCCAACTCGCCAATGTGAAGGATGTGAACTACCGCACAGAGGAGACGCCTTCGGAGAGCGAGAATGTGAACAACAGCCATGCCTATGAGTATGATGCCAATGGTAATCTTGTCTATGTCAATACAAGCCGCACAAAGAAGGACGGTATTGCTGACGAGAAAGCCGCAGAGCGTAAGCTCAAGTGGGACGAGGAGAATCGTCTTCTTGCTTCTGATGACAATGGCTTTGTAACCAATTATTGGTACGATGCTGATGGTGAGCGCACGGTGAAGACTTCTGGCGAAAGTGACCAGGTGTATGTAAACTCCGAGTTTGCTGGAGGTCGCACGAACACCGCCAAGTTCTCATTGTATGTATCTCCTTACCTCGTTGCCAACCAAGGCGGACGCTACACCAAGCATATCTACATTGGTAGTCAGCGTGTCGTTTCCAAGATTGGTGATTTTGACTCTTACGGTTCTGACCCACGCCGCATCCAGTATGCAGGTAGCGAAACTGACGGCTTGTCTGTTGATTATAAGGGAAAATATACTCAGCAGTTGCAGGTTATCAAGGATAATTATGCAACCTTTGCAGTGCCGTACAATGGCGAGGACAACAACGACTATGTCGATGGCAAGGGCTTCTGTTGCAATGACGGCAGCTTGGAGGCTGCGCAGGCACGTGCTATGGCACGAGCAGCGAAGAACAACTTCCAAGAAGGCGATACATACGAGAAGATGCAGTTCTACTACCATCCTGACCACTTGGGTAGCAGTAGTTACATCACCAATCTTGACGGCGAGGTCGTGCAGCACATCGAGTATGTGCCTTTCGGCGAGGTATTCATAGAGGAACGCAACAATGTATGGAACACGCCTTATCTCTTCAATGCAAAAGAATTTGATGAAGAGACAGGTATGTACTATTATGGTGCGAGATATTATGAACCGAGGCTGAGTATGTGGATGAGTACGGATCCTTTGGAAGAAGAATATCCAAACATTACAACATATGGATTTTGTCATAACAATCCCCTTATTTTAATCGATCCAGATGGGATGGGAGATTATTTTAATGAAAAGGGAATCTGGTTAGGTTCGGATGGAAAGAACGATAATAAGGTTTTTGCAGCTCAGAATGTTAGTAAGTCCAAAAGTGGGTTAGTTAATGATGCAAAAAATGCAAAATTGTTAAACATATCTTACGATAAGTTTGTCCGACAAGCATCTGCCGTTTATGGGGAGAGTAGTGCATATCTCGTTCGAAATAAAAAAGACGAACCAAGTGATGAAATGATGAAAGAGATGTATGCAATTGCAAGTGTACATCAAAGAAACTCCAAAGCTTATGGTGTAAACTCTGAGCCAGCTAAAGACTTTCGTAAAAAAGGTGAAAGTCAAAGAAATGAATTACCTCTCATGCGAACAGCAATAGCGGCAGAAATTAATGCATTGTTTGGTGGCACAGATTACAGCTATGGGGCAACAATGTGGGATGGCGCAGAACAAGCCCAATTTTCTTCAAATGACATGCGTAGAAGCACAGGTAGATTCGAAATTCATATGAACACTATGGGATGGAAAATCTCCGATGGGCATTATGCAAAATGGAAGAAAAATGTTGGAAAATCGTTTAAAGCACCTCAAATTCGCATTGCTCCAACGCATTTTAATGACGGCAAACGTAATATGAATGCTGGAAAAACAAGATTACAATCAACAGCAGTATACGGAAGAACTATCTTTTGGAAAGGAACTAAATAA